Within the Ciconia boyciana chromosome 19, ASM3463844v1, whole genome shotgun sequence genome, the region tgacGAACTTCCCATCGGAGCGGCTGGACGTGCCAGTAGAAGTCATCAGCAGCAagacttttcactctctttaaaaacacccagaaaagtcaatttccttccaaggacCCAAGCCCAGCACGTCTTCCAAAAGTTGATGGCATCGCTGGTCTTTGGTTGTCGGTTGCAACAGCCGAGATATGATGGAAAGGCGTTCCTCTGCATGCTTCGGTACAgccaaaagcattagcaaatctGCTGGTCCCTTTTGGTAGCCTgatgtattgcagcactggggatttgatttctgcgcccccctccccccagtgaAACCGTCTGGGGGATCTCTTATCTCACTGACTTTTCTATCAAACTGgaactttaaacagaagttaaaatggTGTCATTGACAAAGTGACTGGCACTGTTGAAACTGTAACTGCCCAATAGCTGTGGCATGCAACTTAGGAGGTGTGTTTCAGCAGTGAGGTATTTGTTCTCCATGTTTCAAGAGAGAGGCAACTGAACGTTACGGggttttccccagtattttgacggcgtgctctgcagtgctttatttctgcctctctttccatgGCGCGTTTCCCTGGCGCTTCAGTAGCGTCTCTCTTGGGCAGCGCAGCTGGGCAGATGTCACTAGGAGGGACATAGCGCACAACCCCCCCCAGTCACGTTATAACCGtgcattttggagagagatggtttaacggtatcccagctgtgcaagttaaatgaatgcaaaaggaaactcaaatgcttttctagtgTAAGTCTTGTTGTtggatgtatataaacatacgGCCACCTTTTTAGCGTAGAGTGAATTACTgagatgtgttctttattttccacgTTACTCTCTAAAGGTTtacacttccctttcagctttcttgaccGAGCGAGCAAgacgtgcagcagcagcagccgcgaGGGCCGTAGCCGTTGTGGTGGATCCGTAAGCGTAGATTCTGATGATGGTCcggccttgtcctgcagcctcaccgggctgtctccctgcagcagtgctggaaggaagcgATGAGGCgttttccaagagcagcaagagcgtTCACTTGTAGGTGAAGAAGGTGTTGAAAATCCTACCGCTTGGTCTCAATAGGGATTTGAAGCGTTGCAGTCAGTGTAGCTGTTAAAGCGTGCGCTGTATCTGGAGCGGACCCGTTTCCCTAGAATCCTGCTttagctcagctcctctcctatcCCTTATTCCGACTGAAtccctgtactttctgctgtgctgttttttttcatgtgctgaaagggaatgtggggtttttgtttttcagcggTCTTGCTGTAAGCGTCTGGTGGTGCTCCCTAGATCCCCCGGCCAGGTTTCCCTGCGGGTCGTGAAGCATGGTGAGGGTCaggggccagccctgtggctggaggctcctggctctgtgtgcggtgggtgccccgcaggtggtggggagagcccggggccGAGAGGGACCGGGGCCGTTtgttgccctggggagcccgtCGCAGCgcgggaagggagggaagatggCGGAGCAGAGGCCGAGCGAGAGACGTGGCACCGTCCTCGGGCACGCTCCCCTATGGCGTGGGGcggctgccaggctgcgggacaggggctgggggggctgcccccccctttatttttctagcggAGCTCCCCTTTTTTGGTGGGgcatgtacatatgtaaatgGCCTGATGAAAGTaagtgtaaccagatgtaaccaaaattgttagtttgttcttttgtaactaagcaacatagagataggagcaggttagacaatgctttaatattgtgtttgtacacctatggctatggctATGCtgctatgcccaaagacaattggacaaggagtagtacggtcatgctgctacgttcccagtacagccccagcccatcttgacaaagagtcaagggtggttagaataattggtttgtgctAAGGGTGCCGAATCATTGTTAGGAACCacgcaccatgaagaaggggagcaagttacataagcaaggtgggattgcgcatgtccagaagaaggggtcgactaaaggacacacctgtacggccaccaaggaccaccagagacccccacggaagcccctcggagctcaaggacgcatgcgtaatgaccacgcaagtatgataattagttccgggaaatagaatgaatatgcattatcattccaggagacttgatgcatatgtatgtaactggacaatgtaagtttcggctgatgtaacctgcggtatgcacgctaggtggagcgatcccccgtgcatccggtgccgtagtaaagaatgcctgcttcttaatactacattggtgttaaggagtttgattcccgatttcggtgacataAGGAGGTGGCAGTTGGGGCagtttcccttgttttgtttgtcttttgggtgTGACGAAgaagaggggaggctggggagtgaTGATGTCTATTGGGGCACCCCGATGTCACTGGGGGGGACGATGGTGATGTGGCAGAAGAGCAGGTtgagtggggggaggggggggtcacGGGACAGTTCACCCCCCCGAAAGGGGGGGTGACAGCCCCCAAATGCCTGACAATTGGTGGGGGAgggattaaataatgaaaaactgtaaacAGGGGTGTGAGGCATTGAAGCAGAggaaaatctctgctttttatgtatattgaaaaattttatttatatatacgtAAAAAGATTTGACAAGAAACCCCTCTGTCTATTATATAAAGGATggtagaatatgaaaaaaatctaaatcgaGATATATAGGgtgataaaatagaaaaagaactcaTATATATGActaaaaaaaggagtttaaaagtgcataaaaagaggatgtagatgaagaaattttaaatggcaacaaggCAGAGcgagctctccccagctgcagtaccgacttctgtccacacagaggcagcagcgagcacaaaaaaaaaaaaaacccaaaccccccccccaaaaccccaaacaaccgctatcgcgcatgcgcggctccccagctgcagtaccgacgtCGTTCCCCTGAGCGGCAGGAGAGAGCACGGGAAaatgcgccaccgcgcatgcgccgggCCGCACCAGCAGTGCCGACGCTTGTCCACGGGGCGGCAGGAGCGAGCACAACGAAAAagcggcaccgcgcatgcgtgGCTCCTaggctgcagtaccgacttttggtcaccgggcggcagcagcgagcgcaaaacaaatgcttcagCGCGCATGCGCGTCTCCTCAGCCGCAGTACCGACTGTTGTCCacagggcggcagcagcgaggcCGGGCGAaggcgccaccgcgcatgcgcggctccccagcttgCAGTACCGAGTTTTGTCCACAGGGCGGCAGCGGCGAGCACCTGAAAAtgcggcaccgcgcatgcgcagctccacagctgcagtaccgaGTTTTGGTcgccgggcggcagcagcgagcacaacaCAAATGCGCCAATGCGCATGCGCGGCGCCCGGGCTGCAGTACCGACATTTGTCCACCGGGATGCAGCAGCGAGCCCAAAAGacccaccgcgcatgcgcagatCCCCATCTGCAGTACCGACCCTGTTCCCCTGAGCGACAGCAGCGAGCACTTTAAAATGCGCCACTGCGCaagcgcggctccccagctgcagtaccgactctggtccaccgggcggcagcagcgagcactcgaaagtccgccgctgcgcatgcgcggcaccccacctgcagtaccgATCTCTGTCCAcatggcggcagcagcgagcacgaaaaaaaattgcaccagcgcgcatgcgcgactccctggctgcagtaccGAATGTTGTCcagcgggcggcagcagcgagctgggggAAAATGCGCcacggcgcatgcgcggctccaCAGCTGCACTACTGCATtttgtccacacggcggcagcagcgagcacgaaaaaaaaaaattgcaccactgcgcatgcgcggctccccagctgcagtactgcatcttgtccacacggcggcagcagagagcactcGAAAGTCCgtcactgcgcatgcgcgcctccccagctgcagtaccgattTTTGTCCACACGGTgacagcagcgagctcgggaatatgcaccaccgcgcatgcgcggctccccagctgcagtaccgcgTTTTGTCCAaacggcggcagcagcgagctcgggaaaatgcaccactgcgcatgcgcggctcacTGGCTGCATTACTGATTTTTGTCCatcgggcggcagcagcgagctgggggaaagtgcaccaccgcgcatgcggGGCTCCCAagctgcagtaccgaccttTGCCCACACGGAGGCAGCAGCGAACAcgaaaaaaattgcaccactgcgcgtgcgcggctccccagctgcagtaccgacttttgcCCACAGGCCTGCAGCACCGAGCACTTGACAGTGCACCACTGCGCGTGCGCGActccctagctgcagtaccCACTTTTGTTCACACGGTGGCAGCGGCGAGCTCGGGACaatgcaccaccgcgcatgcgcggctccccagctgcagtaccggcCTTTGCCCAcacggaggcagcagcgagcactcgaaagtcctccactgcgcatgcgcggctcccctGCTGCAGTACCGACCTTTGTCCacccggcggcagcagcgagcaccaaCAAAATTGcgccactgcgcatgcgcggctccccagctgcagtaccgacatTGGTCCACTgagcggcagcagcgagcacttgaaaatgcgccaccgcgcatgcgcggctcccccccTGAGGTACTGACGTTTGGTCGTCGGGACGGTCGGAAGCCGGAACTGCACctcggcaccgcgcatgcgtgtGCGCGCACCAGCGGCTCTGCCATCCCGGAGGGAAGTCCTCGCGTCCGGCTCTGCTCTCGCACGCTGCCCGTCATCGGCAAGTAAAAATtctgggcttggctttggcaTTGTCCTGTAAGGGAAAGCTCTGGGTCGGGATGTCAGTTGCTTACTTGCTGTGGAATGGTCGTGTTTTTCAGCAATCGTTCCAAATAGAACGGGttgggtggggcagggcagagtaaGGGTCTTTGCAGGCACCTGGGAAGTAAAGTCTTGAACgtagaaaagcttaaagcatttgctggacAGGAGGTTTCTCTGTACCCACTACATCCGTTGCTTATTAGCAGTGACTGATGTTTGTAAGAGTGCCGTGTGGAAGTGTGAACATTCGTTACTGAactaaaactgctttggttctgtgtagaaagcagaggaactacaaaacaacatattccccccccccctttttttttggttaaacgtACCGTGTTTGCAGGGCCTTAGCTTTCTATTGCCAGACTGGGCAAAGCTTCCCAAGCTCAGTTCCCCACAGTCACCAAAAGTCTCCCATAGTTGCCAGGATGGTGAGTTAGTTTTGGGCTTCTAGCCCTCCATTCCGCCATTGTTTTAGTCAGATCCTGAATGCCGCTCAGTTAAAGACTCACGAGAATTgcttaacatttgcatttggaagtcatgcttcaaacaatgaattttcaacaaaattttttttgacGCTAGCCAATGAACTCCTGTAATACTggagcaaaatgacatttttagtggCTGTTGAATCTCAGAGTGATAACATCGGCATCCCTGTTTGAGCCCTTACCGCAACTgttgcaatgtttgtttacacGCTGCTCGGTTCTTTTGTAAAGGTGCGTAGCTGTGGGAGGTGCGTTATTCCGAAGGTGCTACGGCGCCGATGCTCTGGCTGTTGGCAGGAATGGGCAAAGCGGAAGGCTCTGTGGCTAGGGGAGAACGGCGTGGACGTGCGACCGCTCTCTCTGTTGCTCCGGAATTTCGACGGCTGGGTCGGGCTGCTAAATCGATGGAACGactggaagacatttcagaaaagtgagtactctacttccctttatcttttaaagtcgTCGTCTTTCTACAGACACCTGTCCACGGCTTAGATATTTGATTTGCGTGAAACAGACCCGGAATTTTGCTTGAAGTAGTGTTCTGATTCGCTGAAATTCCCCgtaggcagagagcaagaattACAAATGTTGCTTGGTGGTTGAAGATCTCAGGGTTGCTGTGAAAGCGAACTTGCCAGAATGAGTAGGAAGCAGCCTGAATTCCAACAGAGATACCATCTAAAAGGCCcttttcttgacaggaaaagagcttcACGAAACGTCGGCGCTGTTTGCCGGGGGGCCTCCGACATACCTGTTCAGTCGTCGTGGGCTTTGTGCGATTCCCGCAGGCGCAATCTTGAA harbors:
- the LOC140661487 gene encoding uncharacterized protein isoform X2, with the protein product MSSERKKNVSRHHFAVVALSSARKVQDGRKGSVVVCKSTEYLKSLTAILASVRKAVKVKEETWTKRDKWASLPRVFQAFPRSVSSLLERDFPDWQSFSFKEVAFDELPIGAAGRASRSHQQQDFSLSLKTPRKVNFLPRTQAQHVFQKLMASLVFGCRLQQPRYDGKAFLCMLRFLDRASKTCSSSSREGRSRCGGSVSVDSDDGPALSCSLTGLSPCSSAGRKR
- the LOC140661487 gene encoding uncharacterized protein isoform X1, which produces MSSERKKQNVSRHHFAVVALSSARKVQDGRKGSVVVCKSTEYLKSLTAILASVRKAVKVKEETWTKRDKWASLPRVFQAFPRSVSSLLERDFPDWQSFSFKEVAFDELPIGAAGRASRSHQQQDFSLSLKTPRKVNFLPRTQAQHVFQKLMASLVFGCRLQQPRYDGKAFLCMLRFLDRASKTCSSSSREGRSRCGGSVSVDSDDGPALSCSLTGLSPCSSAGRKR